The Pontibacter sp. SGAir0037 DNA segment GGATGCTAACTTTACACAACAGTACGCAAACAGATTGTATTTAAATCCTGCTTTTGCCGGGCTTAATCACGACTGGAGCGTAACTGCTTCTCACCGGGACCAGTGGCCTTCGCTCAATGGCTCGTTTATTACCAGCCAAATAGCTGCTGACTTTAGAGTGCCCGATAAAAAAAGCTCTTTTGGGGTGCTTGTACAGCGTGACAGGGCAGGAATTGGCGGTTTACAGAATGTACAGGCTGGTGCTATTTACGCCTATAGCACCAACATCAACGATAAATGGGCCTTTGCAGCAGGCTTACAGGCAACTGTTGCTTCGTTGCGCGTAAACTACGATAATCTGGTTTTCGGAGACCAGCTATCGGATAACGGAGCCGTAGCACTTACATCGGCAGAGGTTTACAGGTTTGAACCTACCAGCTATGTAAGCTTTACCACCGGAGGCCTGATTTATACCAACCAATTCTGGTTTAGCTTTACAGCCGCGCACTTAAATAAACCAAATTTTGGTTTTGGTGAAACCACAACCCTGCCAATTCGTTTTACGGCAAGTACAGGTTATAAATTTTATGCAAAAACCGACGAAAAGCAGGGTGAGCTATTTGAATTAAGTTTTACCCCGGTAATAACCTATACGCAGCAACAGGATTTAAGAAGAACAGACTTAGGCTTTTATACTATTTATACACCTTTTACGTTAGGCTTAATATATCGAGGAGTGCCTGTAACCGGCTCCGCAAACCAGGATCAGACCTTAGCCGTAATAGCAGGGTTACAATTTGAACGATTCAAAGTTGGCTTTAGCCATGATGTTGGTTTAAAAGGATTTGGCAGACAAGTGGGCGGTGCAAATGAAATTTCTGTCTCTTTTGAACAAATTGATCTAGGTAACTTGTTCAGAAGCCGTTCGGGCAGAAGAATTAGCAGGAACATAGTTTGTCCGTCATTCTAATTTTATTTATAATTGCATACTTAATTTACGTTACAAGAACCTTATTTAAACGGGTACTATTTTTATGAATTTTACAAAGTATCTATCTGCTGTAGTTGTAGGAGCTTGCCTCCTGTCAGCTTGCTCCAAAGGAGGCAAACCAACCAGCACGAACCCTGGAAAGGTAAGTTCTGCTACTGGTATTGCCTACAACGAAGATGAAACATCTTTCCAGGTTCCTGATTACGACGCATTCCCACAAGGCCCTGGTCTTGTATTTATAGAAGGTGGCCGTACCACTCTTGGCTCTATGGAAGAAGATGTTGCCATGACACGTGACAACATTGAGCGA contains these protein-coding regions:
- a CDS encoding PorP/SprF family type IX secretion system membrane protein; the protein is MVRKVISSIMLLLLLCLYKAIAQDANFTQQYANRLYLNPAFAGLNHDWSVTASHRDQWPSLNGSFITSQIAADFRVPDKKSSFGVLVQRDRAGIGGLQNVQAGAIYAYSTNINDKWAFAAGLQATVASLRVNYDNLVFGDQLSDNGAVALTSAEVYRFEPTSYVSFTTGGLIYTNQFWFSFTAAHLNKPNFGFGETTTLPIRFTASTGYKFYAKTDEKQGELFELSFTPVITYTQQQDLRRTDLGFYTIYTPFTLGLIYRGVPVTGSANQDQTLAVIAGLQFERFKVGFSHDVGLKGFGRQVGGANEISVSFEQIDLGNLFRSRSGRRISRNIVCPSF